A single genomic interval of Schistocerca americana isolate TAMUIC-IGC-003095 chromosome 2, iqSchAmer2.1, whole genome shotgun sequence harbors:
- the LOC124594368 gene encoding mitochondrial 2-oxoglutarate/malate carrier protein-like, whose protein sequence is MVRMATDGMLRKSKRQQYRHVMDAMRRIRHEEGLWALWSGSLHSVVRTVLSLGVSMPFYAGMRSSLIASGMAPDSASLHFCCSAGTGLIASVVTLPSDFAKTR, encoded by the exons ATGGTGCGGATGGCGACGGATGGAATGCTGCGGAAATCGAAGCGCCAGCAGTACCGCCACGTAATGGACGCGATGCGGCGCATACGGCACGAGGAGGGCCTGTGGGCGCTGTGGTCCGGCTCTCTCCACAGCGTGGTGCGCACCGTGCTCAGCCTCGGTGTCTCCATGCCCTTCTATGCCGGCATGCGCTCCTCACTCATCGCCTCTG GAATGGCACCAGACAGCGCTAGCCTGCACTTCTGCTGCAGCGCAGGCACAGGACTCATAGCTTCCGTAGTCACCTTGCCCAGTGACTTCGCCAAGACAAGGTGA